The genomic region TCATCGGCCTGACCGAGAAGATGTCGCTCATCTGGTTGGGTGCAGAGCTGAGTGACATGTCTCGGGCAGCCGCGTTCGTCCTGATGATTCTCATCCTGCTCTACCGCCCGCAGGGACTGTTCTCCGGGAGGTCGACCGCATGAGCGACGACAATCCACATCCGGACGCCATGACGACCGAGCAGGCCGCAGAGGCCGAGGAGAACCGCGAAGCCGGCAACATCTTCGACAAGCACTTCGACTCCGACCTGACGATGGTCGTGTCGACGGTCGTCGCACTGTACGCCGTCTTCATCTTCTTCGGCATCCTGCTCGGCAACGACATCAACGGGCAGTTCAACGCGCTCCAGCAGCTGACGTTCCTCATCACGGTGTACGTCATGCTCTCGCTGGCGCTGAACCTGCACTGGGGCTACACTGGCCTGTTCAACATCGGTATCGCGGGCTTCATGGCCGTCGGCGCGTACACGTTCGCCATCGCCACGGCGTCGCCGACGCCGGCGAACGCGTCCGACATCCCCGGCCTCGGCCTGCCGTTCTTCGTCGGTATCATCCTGGCACTCGCCGTGTCGGGACTCGTCGGATTCATCGCCGCGCTCCCGGCGCTGCGACTCCGCGCCGACTACCTCGCCATCGTGACCATCGCACTCTCCGAGATCATCCGCTTCGGACTCAAGTCCAAGGCGCTCTCGCAGTTCAGCATCCTCGGTATCGAGATGGGGACCGGTGGTGCTGGTGGCATCAGTGTCGACAAGCCACCGTCCCGCGTGCTCATCACTGACGGCATCGGGGCCATCCCCGGACTGAGTGCCCTGGTGGACGCGTTCATCTCCATCGGGACGTCCATCGGCGTCAACCGCTCCGTGATGGTCTCCATGCTGTACACGGGTGTGCTCATCCTCGTCGCGGCCGGCTTCTACTGGCTGCTCGTCCGCATCGGCTTCTCGCCGTTCGGCCGGGTCCTGAAGGCCATCCGTGAGGACGAGGACGTCGCGAACGCGCTCGGCAAGGACACGGCCAACTTCAAGATCAAGGCGTTCGTCGTCGGCTGCGCCCTCATGGGGCTCGTCGGCGTCCTCTGGTGGGCAAACGCCGGCTTCATCAACACGGAGCCGTTCAAGCCGAAGACGACGTTCTTCATCTGGATCGCGCTCATCATCGGTGGCTCCGGGTCGACGACCGGCTCGGTCATGGGCGGTGTCTTGTTCATCGGGACGCTGTACCAGGGTCCCATCACCTTCGTCGGCATCGTCAAGGAGGCGTTCGGCATCCAGGGCAGCGGCCCCGGGACCATCGTCGATGCCTTCGCACTCGTCCTGCAGGGACAGGTGATGCCCCTGTTCGAGTACATCATGGCGAACATCGAACCACTCCGGCTGGTACTGATGGGGGCCGTCCTCATCTGGTTCATGCAGAACAAGCCGGACGGCTTACTGGGTGACCGCAAGGAGCTGGCGACATCGCTGGACCCGCGGAAGGTCACCCGCCCGCCGTCCAAGGCAGCCGCTACGGACGGTGGCGTCGACGGAGGTGAAGACAATGAGTGAGACCGAACCACCGGCCGACCAGAAGAGTCTCGGCCTCGACAAGGACATCGGCGACGACTTCGCCGACCTGCCGCTTCGCATCGACGGACTACAGAAGTCCTTCGGCGGGATTAACGCCGTCAACGGCGCAACGTTCGACGTCGAGAAAGGCACCCTGACGGGCCTCATCGGCCCGAACGGTGCCGGGAAGTCGACGACGTTCAACCTCATCACGGGGTTCATCGAACCCGACGACGGGACGGTCACGTTCAACGGCGAGGACGTCACGGGCGTCGCGCCCCACGAACTCGCGGACCGCGGGCTGGTCCGGACCTTCCAGATCGCCCGCGAGCTCTCGGACATGACCGTCCTCGAGAACATGATGCTCGGCCCGCAACACCAGTACGGTGAGGAGATGTGGCGGTCCGTCTTCCGGCGCAGCGAGACCATGCAACACGAGGAGGCGGTCCTCGAGCGTGCCTGGGAGATGCTCGACTTCTTCGAGATCGAGCACCTCGCCAACGAGTACGCGGGCAACCTCTCCGGCGGCCAGCGCAAGCTGCTCGAGATGGCGCGTGCGCTGATGACCGACCCGGACATGCTCCTGCTCGACGAGCCGTTCGCCGGGGTCAACCCCTCTCTCGAGAACCGGCTGTTGACACACATCCACGAGCTGCGCGAGCAGGGCTACACGTTCCTGCTCGTCGAACACGACATGGACCTCATCATGGAGAACTGCCGGCGGGTCATCGTGCTCCACCAGGGGCGCGTGCTCGCCGACGGGACGCCCGACGAGATCCGCTCGAACGAGCAGGTCATCGAGGCCTACCTCGGAGGTGACGTCTGATGTCGAAGCTACTGAACGTCGCCAACCTCGACGCGGGGTACGGCGACCTCCAGATCCTCACGGACGTGGACATGTTCGTCGAGGACGGCGAGTACGTCACCATCGTCGGCCCGAACGGGGCCGGGAAGTCCACCGTGATGAAGTCCGTCTTCGGGCTCACCACGTACATGGGCGGTGACATCGACTTCGCGGACGAGGATATCTCCGGGCTGAACCCCGAGGAGATCATCCACCACGGACTCGGCTACGTCCCACAGAACGACAACGTGTTCGCGAACCTCACCGTCGAGGAGAACCTCGAGATGGGGGCGTACATCCTCGACGAGGTGCCACAGGACGCGATGCGGGCGGTGTACGACCGCTTCCCCATCCTCGAGGAGCGCAAGGACCAGAAGGCCGGGACGATGTCCGGCGGCCAGCAGCAGATGCTGGCGATGGGTCGTGCGCTCATGCTCGAACCCGACCTGCTCATGCTCGACGAACCGTCGGCCGGGCTCGCGCCCGACCTCGTCGACGACATGTTCGACCGCATCGACGACATCAACGACGCCGGCACGGCCATCCTCATGGTCGAGCAGAACGCCAAGGAGGCGCTTCGCCGGTGTGACCGCGGCTACGTGCTGGTGCAGGGCCAGAATCGCTACATGGACGACGGCGACGTGCTGTTGAACGACGACGACGTCCGCCAGCAGTTCCTCGGCGGCTGAGTCGGCTCCCGAATCGACGACGTTCTTTTTCGTGGTCGCTCACACACTGAGCGGGTCGCTCGCGTCTCGTGAGAGGATAGAGGCTTACGTGAACTGCTCCGGAACTTCTTCCGAACCTCTCCGGAACTGCTCCGGAACTGCTGGCCTGCCTCGGCGACTCGGGAGATGCCTCTGGGCGGGAGTAGCGTCGCGAAAAAATCGTGGAACGTTTGCTCAGGCGCTGAAGTTGATCGTGTCCGTGACCTCGATGCCGGAGTCCGAGTCGGGTGCGAACTTCCAGACGGAGTAGGTCACGGCCTTCATGTCGCCGTTGTCGTCGTAGTCGACGGCGCTGGATGCGCCGGCGTACTGCACGTCGTCGCCATCCATCGCGGCCTGGACACCCTCCGCGAGGTTGCTCGCGGTGACCTCCATGCCGCCGGGGTTGGCGACTGCCTGCATGTTGTCGCGGACGACCGAGCCCGAGTTCTCGCCACCGGCGGCGTTCGCGAGGATGAGCGTCGCGGACGCGTCGTAGGCGTGCGCGTTGAAGATACCGGGTGCGCGGCCGTACTCCTCCTCGTAGAGGTTGGCGAACGCGTCTGCGGCCGGGCCGGACGGCTGCGGTGCCGTCCCGGTGACGTTCTCCATCGGGTTCCCGATCTTCTCCTGCATGGCGGGGTCCTGGAGACCGTCCGTCACGAGGATCTGCTCCTCGGAGCCGTCGCCGGCGAAGTCGGCGTAGTAGTCCTTGAACAGCTGGACACCGGAGGCCGGGTAGCCGATGACGACCAGGAGGTCCGGGCCGTCGGTGAGTGCCTGCCGGAGCTTCGAGCTGTAGGAGGACTGCTCCTTCTCGAAGGCGACCTGCTTCTGGACCGAGCCGCCCTCGTTCTTGAACGCGTCCGCGAAGGACTGCGAGAGGAGCTGGCCGTAGTCGTTGTTGACGTACAGCGTCGCGGCCGAGGAGGCACCGATCGAGCTGGTGCCGACCTGCGCCATGACCTGACCCTGCAGCGCGTCACTCGGCGCGGTGCGGAAGATGTAGCCGTCGTCCTCGAGCGTGGTGACGCTCGGTGAGGTGGACGAGGGCGAGCAGCCGACGACCTCGTTCGGGATGAACACCTGGTTCGACACCTGGATGTTCACACCGGACGACGCCGGGCCACACACGCCGGGGTAGCCGGCGTTGACGAGCGTGTTCGCCGCGTTGATACCCGTCTGCGGCGACGTCGCGGTGTCCTCGACCTGGAAGTCGATTGTCGTCCCGAAGTCGTCGTTGTTGTTGAGCTGCTTGCCCGGGAGCGTCGCCCCGTCACGGATCGGTTGCCCGACCGAGGAGAGGTCGCCCGTAACCGGCATCAGTACACCGTACTTGATTTCACGGCTGCCGCCGCCGCCACCACCGAGACCACCGACACATCCGGCGAGTCCAGCAATACCAGCGAGACCGGCACCCTTCAGTACATCCCGTCGTTGGATATTCCGTGCCATGGTAGCGGTGTACTTACTACTGTGTTATAAATATACCTGCCCGCCGGCGGCCGTGCTAACTCAGAAAAAAGCACACCGATGTGCGAACGATTACACCTGTCGACAGTTCTGGCAGACGAGCTGCCCGTTCGCGTCGTGAAGCGAATCCGCGAGCGACCCACACAGTTCACAGACGCCCTGTGAGCCGTACTCGTCGGTGTCTCCGCCGTTCGCCGCGACGGTCGCCTCGGTCGCGGTCGTGCCCGTGACGTCGTCCAGTGAGCGGGTTTCCCGCAAGGGGCCGGTGGCGTCGATGACGTCCCGTTCGCTCAGGACGCCGAGGATATCGTCCGAATCGGTGACCAGCAGGTTGCGTATCTCCTCGCGCGACATGCGGTCTGCGGCCGCCGCGAGCGATTCGTCCGCGCCGATGGACACCACCGGTTCCGACATCAGGTGGTCGACCGTCGTGGTCTCCGGGTCGAGGTTCTCTGCGACCATCCACAGCACGTCACGCTCGGTCATGATGCCGACGGGGTCGCTCCCCCGCATCACGAGCACGCTGCCTACTCCTTCGTCGCGCATGAGCCGAACCGTACTCAGGACGGTGTCGGACTCGCTGACGCCGACGTATTCGCGCGTCGTTACGTCGCGAATCGACACGTCTCGTTCCATATGGTAATAGTTAGCACTGTGCGTATAAAATCTACCCCCGCCAACCTTATCCCTCCGCCGAGCGAACGTCTCCGGTCAGTCGAACTCGACGCTCGTGCCGTGTGCGCGACACTCTTCGAGGGCGTGCTTGGCGGCGAAGCCGGCATCGTGAGCGTGCCGACCGGTCCCCACGCCGACCTGGAGGTCGACGCCGGTCTCTTCGAGGACGTGGTCGATGGCGTCCCGGTACTCGGCCTCCCCGAGGTCGGGACAGGTCGCGATGATGTTGTCCCCGCCGACGAAGAACGAGAGCGAGTCGTGTGCCTGGCGCATGTAGCGCATCAGCGAGGCGTACGCCTGCTCGATGTGGATGAACGAGTCGAACGCGTGGTGTTCGTCGGTGTACTTGCCGGTGGCGTCGATGACGTCGAAGTGGGCGATCTGGACGTCGTCGGGCGTGCGGAACTCCTCTTCGATGACGCGACCCTTCAGAATCTCCCGGCGGGACTTGTCCTGGGCGCTGCCGGCGTCCTGCAGGAGTTCGGTGGCGTCCGCGAGCGCCTGGGCCGGGTTCGTCCCGGTCGCCACGGCGAAGCTGATGCTGACGGGGTAGCGGTTACTCACCGATTCCTGGATGAGCGCGTGGTCGTCCATGTCGAGGCCGTTCGTGACCGCGACCATGTTGTCGAAGCGCGTGAAGAAGACGTAGCCGTCGCGGTTCCCGACGAGCTGGGAGAGGTCGGCGTAGAGGCGCGACTGGAGCGTCTGGAGGTCGACCTCGCGTCGTGGCTCGGGGGTGACCGTCCACGGCCCGTAGTTGTCGATCTGGATGAGACTGACCTGCGTGTTCGTCACTGTTGGACGGTCCTAGCGAGCGCGAGCGTATAAGTGAATCTGAACCGGACGAGTGCGGTTCGTGGTTGCTTCCGGCGCTCCGGTTACGCGTGCTTGATGTTCGATTCGCCCGCCTTGGGGTGGAACTCCCAGAAACCGCCCGAGCGCATGGCTTTGCCGACGCCCTTGTGGAACGAGACCATGTCCTCGTACTCGTCGTCGGTGACGTGCTCGAAGATGTCGGCGACGCTGACGACGCGCTTGGAGTTCAGTCGAACCGGCTCGTCACCGTGCTCGGAGACGTAGTCGGCGGTCTTCAGCGGGAAATCCTCCTCCTCGTCGAGCTTCTTCGCGAGGATCGCCATCCCGTACTTGCGCATTCCCTCGCTACCCTCCTCACCGTCGGGGTCGTGGGGCCACTGGTTGCTCATACCCGGTCCTGTGGACGGAACCCGCAAAAGGATTTCTGATGTGGTCGTCGGTCACAGGGGGCGGGCGGTCGCCGTCACGCTCGCGACAGCCGCGAGCAGTCGGGCTTTATGTCGCCGCCGTGATAACCGTCGGAGCGATGGACCTCCGTCGCGTCGTCGGCTGGCCGCTGGTCACGGCGGTCGTCGCTGCGGCCTGCTTCTTCCTCGGCATCAGACTGCTGAGCACGGCGACCGGAGTGCTCGCACCCGGTATCGAGCCGGTCCTCGGGCGGGCCATCCGCGGTGACCTCTCCGCGGTCGGGACGAGCTGGCTGGTCTCCTACGCCGTGTTGAACGGGTCGGTTGTCGCAGCCGTGTCGGTGACGCTCACCCACTCCGGGCTGCTCGGCGTCTCGGAACTGTTCGCGGCTATCGTCGGGAGCCGGCTCGGGGCGTCGGGGGTCGTCATCGTCCTCGGCGTGTTCGAGTACGTCCAGAAGGAGTCCTACTCGCTGCGGGATGCGACCTCACTCGGCGTGCTCTCGGCCATCGTGACGTTCGCCCTGTTCGTCCCCGTCACCGCCGGAGGGCTCCTCGGCTACTGGCTCGGGGACCCGACCGCCGCGTTCGTCGGGGCTGTCCCGTCCTTCGGCATCGGGCAAGACGGACCCGTGACGACGGCCGTCGAAGCGCTGGTCGCTCTGCTCGGGCCACACCTTGGTGCGCTGGTCGCGGTTGCACTCCTGTTCGGGAGCTTCCGGCTGTTCGACCGGGCGCTCTCTGCGGTCGAGACCGACCGGTTCCGGGAAGCAGTTGTCCCGCTCGCCCGGCGACCCTGGGCGACGATGCTCGTCGGGTTCGTCCTCACCTCGGTGACGACGAGCGTCGCCTTCTCCGTGGGGGTGTTCGTCCCGCTGTACAACCGGGACTTCTTCGAGCGCGACGAACTCGTCCCGTACCTGCTCGGGGCGAACGTCGGGACGATGAGCGACACGTTGCTGGTGGCGGTCGTGCTCGACTCGGCGGTCGGGGTGGTCACCGTCGTGCTGGTGATGGCCACCACCGGGCTGCTGGTGGTCCTGTTCGTGGCGACGGGTGGCCGGTTCACGTCGCTCGTCGAGGCTGCTGACGAGAGGGTGCGAGGTGACCCGCGGACCTACGCCTGGTTCGTCGCTGGACTGGTACTCCTGCCCGTGCTGCTGGTGCTGGTCGGGTGAGGACCGACTCAGCCGGCACAGGAGATGCTCGTCGTGGCGACGCTCGAGCCGTTCACCGTCACCGACAGTCGGTCGAGGCGGCCCGAGCAGGTGACGACACCCCAGGCCGCGAGCCGGTCCTGTTCGCCGATTCGCACCGCGAAGACGGCGGTTCTGGCGGCTTCCACGTCGAGTGCTTGCACCGACCACTCGGGCTGGCCCGAGAAGACGAGACGGTCAACCTGGTGGTCACGGTCGGGGACCGTCACCGCGCTGGCACCCGATTCCGGGCCGTAGGTTACCGAAGTTCCGTCCTCGGGAATCGAGCGGATCTCGGTGCTGCCGTTCACGTAGGTCACCCCGAAGTCCCCCGCTGGCTCCGAGAGCAGGTAGACGTTCGCGGCGACGCTCTGGGTGCTGTTTCCGGTGACGGCGACGGTCACGTCCTGTCCGTCGGTCGAGGGCGATGGGTCGCTGGCGGTGAAGCCGAGGCAGCCGGTGGAGAGCGAGACGACGAGCAGGAGGACGAGGGCGCGAGAGACATCTCGTCGGGGCGGGATGGCGCGGCGCATGCATCCAACGAACTCCAGTGCCGGACGTATGTATCCCGTCCTTCAGCAGTCCGGGTCAGAACAGAGGCGGGTGCGAGAAGTCGGTCAGTCGTCGCCGCGGGCCGTCGCCGCGCCGTCGCCGTTCTCCCCGCCGGTCCCGAGCAGTTCGTCGCGGTGTTCGTCGAGCAGGGGTGCGCGGCCCTGGGGGCCGGTCGGGGTCTCCGAAAACTTGATGGGGCAGCCAGCGACCGTCACGTCGCGGTCTGCGCCGGGCTGTTCGACGTCGGCGAGCATCTCGCGGGCGTGGATGTGCGGGTCGTCGAAGATGTCGGCGGTGTCCTGCACCGGCGCGACCGGGACCCGGCCTTCCAGCGCGTCGACGATGTCGTCTTCGGTGTGTTCGCGGGTCCAGGCCGCGATCTCCGCCCTGAGGCTGTCGCGGTTACGCAGGCGCGAGGCCGCGTCCGGGTAGTCCGCGACGAGGTCCGGGCGGTCCATCGCGTCACACAGGGCGCGCCAGTGGCCGTCGGAGAAGGCCGCAATAACGACGTGCCCGTCGGCCGCCTCGAACGAGTTGTAGGGGAACAGCGTCGGGTGGGAGTTCCCCTGTCTGGTCAGGACCTCGTCGGTGTAGGAGTAGTAGTAGGCGGTGCGCTCGCACATCGACACCATCGCGTCGTACATCGCGGTGTCGACGTACTGGCCCTCACCCGTGCGCTCGCGGTGGTGAATCGCCCCGAGGATGCCGACCGCGTTGAGCACGGCGGTGAAGAGGTCGCCGATGCCGGGCCCGACCTTCGTCGGCGGGCCGTCCTCCTGGCCGGTTATTTCCATCACGCCGCCGAGCGCCTGCGCGATGAGGTCGAAGCTCGGCTGGCCCTGGCGGTCGGTTTCGCCCGTGCGGGGGTCACCGAAGCCGCGGATGGAGGAGTAGACGAGTTCGGGGTTGTGTTCTTTGAGCGTCTCGTACCCCAGTCCGTACTTCTCCATCGTGCCAGCGCGGTAGTTCTCGACGACCACGTCGGCTTCCTCGACGAGCGAGAGGAAGTCCTGCCGGTCGCGCTCGTCGCCGAAGTCGAGTTCGAGCGAGCGCTTACCGCGGTTCACGGACTGGAAGTAGCCGCCGTAGGCCTCCTCGTCCGGCCCCTCGCAGAACGGGGGGTTCGACCGGATGAGGTCGCCGCCGGGTCGCTCGATCTTCACCACGTCCGCGCCCATATCGGCGAGGAGCATGGTACAGTACGGCCCGGCGAGGACCTGTGTGCAATCGACGATTCGAAGGTCCGAAAGCGCACCCATGACCGTCACGTCCACGCCTCCGGGGCTAAAACCTTCCGGATAAATCATGAAGGTGTGGTTAGTGTCTCCATGTCTGTATAAGGTGTTTAGGGAATATTATCATGAAAAACCATTATCTTTAACTATCGTTCATGCAACTCACTGAATACCACATGCCCCCGACAGTCATACTCGGTGTCATCGGCTCCGACGCACACGTCGTCGGTATCACCATCCTCGACCAGGCCCTCTCCGCAGCAGGGTTCGAGGTCGAGAACCTCGGCGTCCAGACCTCCCAGGAGGACTTCGCCGCAGCCGCGAAAACTCACGACGCCGATGCTGTACTCGTCTCCTCGCTCTACGGGCACGCCGAGCAGGACTGCCAGGGCTTCCACGAGCTGCTCGCCCGCGAGGGCATCGACGCCACCACGTACATCGGTGGTAACCTCGCCGTCGGGCAGGACGACTTCGAGCAGACACGCGAGACGTTCCGCGCACTCGGCTTCGACCGCGTCTTCGACTCGGAGACGACGCCGGAAGAGGCCATCCGCGCGCTCGAACGAGACCTCACATTCACGACACGCGACCGGGAGGCCGACACGGTCCAGGCTTGAGTTAGATGTTACGCGACGAACGCATTCCATCCGACGAGTTGCGACGAATCGACGACCGAATCCGGGACGACTGGCCCACCGGCCAGGCAGTCGACTTTCAGGAGGCCATCGCCTACCACGAGTCCCTGCCCGCGCACAAGCGCTTCGCCGATGTGCTGGAGTCCGCGGACCGCCCGCTGCTCCAGCCACGCGCCGGCGTCCCCCGGATCGACGACCAGGTCCACCTGCTCCGCCACCTCCACGAGGACGGGGCTGCCGACCTGCTCCCGACGACAATCGACTCCTACACCCGTGACAACCAGTACGCGAAGGCGGAGGAGGGCCTGGAGAAGGCCCGCGAGACCGACGAGGACACCCTGAACGGGTTCCCGGCGGTCAACCACGGGGTCGAGGGCTGTCGCGAGCTCATCGAGCGCGTCGACGCGCCCATCGAGGTCCGGCACGGGACACCCGACGCCCGGCTCCTGGCCGCCGTCACCTTCGCCGGCGGCTTCCAGAGCTTCGAGGGCGGCCCCATCTCGTACAACATCCCGTACACCAAGGAGGCCGGCCTCGCCGAGACCATCGAGCACTGGCAGTACGTCGACCGCCTGGCGGGCGCGTACACCGAGCGCGGGGTCACCATCAACCGCGAGCCGTTCGGGCCCCTGACCGGGACACTCGTCCCGCCGAGCATCGCCATCGCCATCGGACTGGTCGAAGGCAAGCTCGCGGCGACCCAGGGCGTCAAGAGCCTCACATTGGGCTACGGTCAGGTCGGCAACGTCGTCCAGGACGTCGCCGCCCTGCGTGCCCTGCGCAAGCTCGGGAACGAGTACCTGCCCGACGACGTGACGGTCACGACCGTCTTCCACGAGTGGATGGGTGGCTTCCCGCCGGACGAGGCCCGCGCCAACGGCGTCATCGGCCTCGGCGGGACCACGGCCGCCATCGCGCAGCCGGACAAGGTCATCACGAAGTCACCCCAGGAGTTCCAGGGCGTCCCGACCAAGGAGGCCAACGCGGCCGGCCTTCGCACCACTCGCCAGCTCATCGACATGGTCGTCGAGCAGGACCTCGTCCTCGACGGGGTCGACGAGGAACAGGACCTCATCGAGCGCGAGACCTGGTCGCTCATGGAGTCCATCGAGGAACACGGCGACGGCGACGTCGCCCGGGGCACCGTCGAGGCGTTCTCGACGGGTGCGCTGGACGTTCCCTTCGCCCCCAGCGACGCGGCCGATAGCGCGGTCCTCCCGGCCCGCGACGACGACGGCCGAGTCAGAATCTTCGAGTGGGGTAATCTCGCCATCGAGGACGACATCAAGGAGATCCACGCGGCCCGGCTCGACACGAGAGCCGAGACCGAGGGCAGACAGCAGTCGTTCCGGATGGTCGCCGACGACGTCGACGCCATCAGCGACGGGAAGCTCATCGGACGGCCGACGGGCGGGAAGCGTCGCAACGGCGGCGGGCCGAACGGAGGTGAGACCCGTGCGGATTGAACGGGTTCGCGCGATTCCGGCGGTCTCGGGGTTCTTCTTCGACGACCAGCGCGCCATCAAGCAGGGCGCGGAACACGACGGCTTCGCCTACACCGGCGAGCCCGTGACGCCCGGCTTCGACGAGGTCAGAGAAGCTGGCGAGGCGCTCGTCGTCGAACTCGAACTCTCCGATGGCACCGTCGCCACCGGGGACTGCTGTGCGGTCCAGTACTCCGGGGCCGGCGGGCGCGACCCGCTGTTCCGGGCAGACAGGTACAGGAACGTCGTCGAGGGAAGCGTCGCCCGCGAGTTGCGAGGGCGCGACCCGAGCGAGTTCGGGCCCAACGCGGCTGCCATCGAGGCGCTGCCAGGGGCCGCATCCGACGGCGACCAGCTCCACACGGCAGTCAGATACGGCGTTTCGCAGGCCCTGCTGGACGCGGCGGCCCGCGTCCGCGGGGAGACGATGACCGAGGTCATGGCCGACTCCCTGGGAACCACGCCCGCGACGGAGCCGATTCCGGTCTTCGGGCAGTCGGGCGACGACCGCCGGGTGAACGCCGAGAAGATGATGATAAAGGGCGTTCCCGTCCTGCCCCACGGCCTGTTCAACTCGGTCGAGAAGCTCGGGGAATCGGGCGAGAACCTGCGCGAGTACATCGAGTGGCTCGCGACCCGGGCACCGGAACTCGGCCCCGACGACTACGACCCGACCATCCACATCGACGTGTACGGCATCATCGGCGAGGTGTTCGAGGCACCGTTCGACCGCGCCGAGGTGACCGACTACTTCGCCTCCCTCGAAGCCGCCGCCGGCCCCTTCGATTTACAGATAGAGGGGCCGATGGACGAAGGGAGCCGCGAGGCGCAGATCCACGCGATGGCCGAACTTCGCGATGGGCTCCGCGACGCCGGAGTCGGCGTCGACATCGTCGCCGACGAGTGGTGCA from Haloarchaeobius sp. HME9146 harbors:
- a CDS encoding DUF5785 family protein, encoding MSNQWPHDPDGEEGSEGMRKYGMAILAKKLDEEEDFPLKTADYVSEHGDEPVRLNSKRVVSVADIFEHVTDDEYEDMVSFHKGVGKAMRSGGFWEFHPKAGESNIKHA
- the glmS gene encoding methylaspartate mutase subunit S, which encodes MPPTVILGVIGSDAHVVGITILDQALSAAGFEVENLGVQTSQEDFAAAAKTHDADAVLVSSLYGHAEQDCQGFHELLAREGIDATTYIGGNLAVGQDDFEQTRETFRALGFDRVFDSETTPEEAIRALERDLTFTTRDREADTVQA
- a CDS encoding branched-chain amino acid ABC transporter permease; the encoded protein is MSDDNPHPDAMTTEQAAEAEENREAGNIFDKHFDSDLTMVVSTVVALYAVFIFFGILLGNDINGQFNALQQLTFLITVYVMLSLALNLHWGYTGLFNIGIAGFMAVGAYTFAIATASPTPANASDIPGLGLPFFVGIILALAVSGLVGFIAALPALRLRADYLAIVTIALSEIIRFGLKSKALSQFSILGIEMGTGGAGGISVDKPPSRVLITDGIGAIPGLSALVDAFISIGTSIGVNRSVMVSMLYTGVLILVAAGFYWLLVRIGFSPFGRVLKAIREDEDVANALGKDTANFKIKAFVVGCALMGLVGVLWWANAGFINTEPFKPKTTFFIWIALIIGGSGSTTGSVMGGVLFIGTLYQGPITFVGIVKEAFGIQGSGPGTIVDAFALVLQGQVMPLFEYIMANIEPLRLVLMGAVLIWFMQNKPDGLLGDRKELATSLDPRKVTRPPSKAAATDGGVDGGEDNE
- a CDS encoding GTP cyclohydrolase III, with the translated sequence MTNTQVSLIQIDNYGPWTVTPEPRREVDLQTLQSRLYADLSQLVGNRDGYVFFTRFDNMVAVTNGLDMDDHALIQESVSNRYPVSISFAVATGTNPAQALADATELLQDAGSAQDKSRREILKGRVIEEEFRTPDDVQIAHFDVIDATGKYTDEHHAFDSFIHIEQAYASLMRYMRQAHDSLSFFVGGDNIIATCPDLGEAEYRDAIDHVLEETGVDLQVGVGTGRHAHDAGFAAKHALEECRAHGTSVEFD
- a CDS encoding cyclic nucleotide-binding/CBS domain-containing protein; the protein is MERDVSIRDVTTREYVGVSESDTVLSTVRLMRDEGVGSVLVMRGSDPVGIMTERDVLWMVAENLDPETTTVDHLMSEPVVSIGADESLAAAADRMSREEIRNLLVTDSDDILGVLSERDVIDATGPLRETRSLDDVTGTTATEATVAANGGDTDEYGSQGVCELCGSLADSLHDANGQLVCQNCRQV
- the mct gene encoding succinyl-CoA:mesaconate CoA-transferase produces the protein MGALSDLRIVDCTQVLAGPYCTMLLADMGADVVKIERPGGDLIRSNPPFCEGPDEEAYGGYFQSVNRGKRSLELDFGDERDRQDFLSLVEEADVVVENYRAGTMEKYGLGYETLKEHNPELVYSSIRGFGDPRTGETDRQGQPSFDLIAQALGGVMEITGQEDGPPTKVGPGIGDLFTAVLNAVGILGAIHHRERTGEGQYVDTAMYDAMVSMCERTAYYYSYTDEVLTRQGNSHPTLFPYNSFEAADGHVVIAAFSDGHWRALCDAMDRPDLVADYPDAASRLRNRDSLRAEIAAWTREHTEDDIVDALEGRVPVAPVQDTADIFDDPHIHAREMLADVEQPGADRDVTVAGCPIKFSETPTGPQGRAPLLDEHRDELLGTGGENGDGAATARGDD
- a CDS encoding ABC transporter ATP-binding protein; this translates as MSKLLNVANLDAGYGDLQILTDVDMFVEDGEYVTIVGPNGAGKSTVMKSVFGLTTYMGGDIDFADEDISGLNPEEIIHHGLGYVPQNDNVFANLTVEENLEMGAYILDEVPQDAMRAVYDRFPILEERKDQKAGTMSGGQQQMLAMGRALMLEPDLLMLDEPSAGLAPDLVDDMFDRIDDINDAGTAILMVEQNAKEALRRCDRGYVLVQGQNRYMDDGDVLLNDDDVRQQFLGG
- a CDS encoding ABC transporter ATP-binding protein, with protein sequence MSETEPPADQKSLGLDKDIGDDFADLPLRIDGLQKSFGGINAVNGATFDVEKGTLTGLIGPNGAGKSTTFNLITGFIEPDDGTVTFNGEDVTGVAPHELADRGLVRTFQIARELSDMTVLENMMLGPQHQYGEEMWRSVFRRSETMQHEEAVLERAWEMLDFFEIEHLANEYAGNLSGGQRKLLEMARALMTDPDMLLLDEPFAGVNPSLENRLLTHIHELREQGYTFLLVEHDMDLIMENCRRVIVLHQGRVLADGTPDEIRSNEQVIEAYLGGDV
- a CDS encoding ABC transporter substrate-binding protein, which encodes MARNIQRRDVLKGAGLAGIAGLAGCVGGLGGGGGGSREIKYGVLMPVTGDLSSVGQPIRDGATLPGKQLNNNDDFGTTIDFQVEDTATSPQTGINAANTLVNAGYPGVCGPASSGVNIQVSNQVFIPNEVVGCSPSSTSPSVTTLEDDGYIFRTAPSDALQGQVMAQVGTSSIGASSAATLYVNNDYGQLLSQSFADAFKNEGGSVQKQVAFEKEQSSYSSKLRQALTDGPDLLVVIGYPASGVQLFKDYYADFAGDGSEEQILVTDGLQDPAMQEKIGNPMENVTGTAPQPSGPAADAFANLYEEEYGRAPGIFNAHAYDASATLILANAAGGENSGSVVRDNMQAVANPGGMEVTASNLAEGVQAAMDGDDVQYAGASSAVDYDDNGDMKAVTYSVWKFAPDSDSGIEVTDTINFSA